In the genome of Massilibacillus massiliensis, one region contains:
- the panD gene encoding aspartate 1-decarboxylase, which yields MLLNLLKSKIHCATVTEANLQYMGSITIDETLMTAANILPNERVQVVNNNNGERLETYVIQGKRDSGVICLNGAAARLVQPGDIVIVMAYALMQESEAALHSPTIVMVDERNQIKGIKNSEKEKQIG from the coding sequence ATGTTACTGAATCTTTTGAAGTCAAAAATTCATTGTGCAACGGTGACGGAAGCAAATCTGCAATATATGGGGAGTATTACAATAGATGAAACTTTAATGACAGCGGCAAATATTTTGCCAAATGAACGAGTGCAAGTCGTAAATAATAATAATGGAGAACGCCTTGAAACTTATGTGATTCAAGGTAAGCGCGATTCAGGGGTCATTTGTTTAAATGGTGCAGCAGCGCGCCTTGTACAACCAGGTGACATTGTTATTGTTATGGCCTATGCATTGATGCAGGAAAGCGAAGCAGCATTGCATAGCCCGACGATTGTCATGGTAGATGAAAGGAATCAAATAAAAGGAATAAAAAATTCTGAAAAAGAAAAACAAATTGGGTAA
- a CDS encoding aminopeptidase: MDEKLEKYARLIVKTGVNIEKNQILVINSPIECADFARRVANAAYAAGAKDVVVNWNDEILNKIRFEKAPDEVFDEFPAWRKEFYLGYAKQGAAFVSIAASDPEILKDVDPERIARMQKSSGNALKEYRERMMSNRNTWCVVSIPTKAWAQKVFPNDSVEVAVDKLWQAILQTVRIDDGDPVEAWIKHQAALKESKDKMNAYNFKYLKYRNALGTDLTIELPEGHIWLSGAEYTPEGREFIANMPTEEVFSMPKRDGVNGTVVSSKPLNYHGNLIENFKLTFKDGKVVQYSAEKGEAILQKLLEADDSSSYLGEVALVPHDSPISNLNFLFYNTLFDENASCHLALGKAYPVCIKNGDTMSPEELEKAGVNDSLIHEDFMIGTADLDIIGITHEGKEVVVFKNGNFAE, translated from the coding sequence GTGGATGAAAAATTAGAAAAGTATGCACGGTTGATTGTTAAAACAGGCGTTAATATTGAAAAAAATCAAATCCTTGTGATAAATTCCCCAATTGAATGTGCTGATTTTGCACGCCGTGTAGCAAATGCTGCATACGCTGCAGGGGCAAAAGATGTCGTTGTAAATTGGAATGATGAAATATTAAACAAAATACGTTTTGAAAAGGCACCGGATGAAGTATTTGATGAATTTCCTGCATGGCGGAAAGAATTTTATCTTGGTTATGCAAAGCAAGGTGCAGCATTCGTTTCAATTGCCGCATCAGATCCTGAGATCTTAAAAGATGTAGATCCGGAACGTATTGCTCGTATGCAAAAATCAAGTGGAAATGCGTTAAAGGAATATCGTGAACGGATGATGAGTAACCGAAATACTTGGTGCGTCGTCTCTATTCCGACAAAAGCATGGGCGCAAAAGGTTTTCCCAAATGACAGCGTCGAAGTTGCAGTAGATAAGCTCTGGCAGGCGATATTGCAGACGGTTCGTATTGATGATGGTGATCCAGTCGAAGCTTGGATAAAACATCAAGCCGCACTTAAAGAAAGCAAAGATAAGATGAATGCATATAACTTCAAATATCTAAAATATAGGAATGCACTGGGAACTGATTTGACGATTGAATTGCCGGAAGGACATATTTGGCTTAGTGGGGCTGAGTATACGCCGGAAGGCAGAGAATTTATTGCCAACATGCCGACAGAAGAAGTTTTTAGTATGCCGAAACGTGATGGCGTGAATGGTACTGTCGTAAGTTCAAAGCCACTTAATTATCATGGGAATTTGATCGAAAATTTCAAACTGACTTTTAAAGACGGAAAAGTTGTGCAGTACTCGGCGGAAAAAGGAGAAGCGATATTACAAAAGCTTTTGGAAGCGGACGATAGCTCTAGTTATTTAGGAGAAGTAGCATTAGTGCCTCATGATTCGCCAATTTCTAATCTAAACTTTTTATTTTATAACACTTTGTTTGACGAAAATGCATCTTGTCATCTAGCATTAGGAAAAGCATATCCGGTTTGCATTAAAAATGGAGATACAATGTCACCGGAAGAATTAGAAAAAGCCGGTGTAAATGATTCTTTGATTCATGAAGATTTCATGATCGGTACAGCCGACCTTGACATAATTGGCATAACACATGAAGGCAAAGAAGTTGTCGTATTTAAAAATGGAAATTTTGCTGAGTAA
- a CDS encoding M20 metallopeptidase family protein yields MTDLYKLAQKHHSFAVKLRRYFHMHPEISAHEYNTQKKIIEELTKLGLTPEVKANTGVIAELKGAFPGKTIAIRADIDALPIVDTCNTEYQSQNHGACHACGHDGHMAILFGTIKMLVDLQAELAGTYRFIFQPNEEEFPSGAKAMIQADALKNVDAIIGAHIWQPIPLGTIGISYGNLMAAPDKFKITIKGKGGHGSMPHQTVDPILITAQIVTALNTIVSRTIDPLDLAVVSVGAIHAGNVFNIIPETATIEGTVRTFRPEVRKIVFSRIEEITQGICLANQASYDLETLLGHPAVVNHEPYAKMIESSVAACGNDLKAEIIPPVMCGEDFSYYLQEVPGAFFFIGTGTDKMQYPHHHSKFDMDESCLLHGMEVMARSALTLAAH; encoded by the coding sequence ATGACAGATTTGTATAAATTGGCGCAAAAGCATCATTCTTTTGCTGTAAAATTACGCCGTTATTTTCACATGCATCCTGAAATCAGCGCACATGAATATAACACGCAAAAAAAAATTATAGAAGAATTAACTAAGCTGGGATTAACGCCAGAAGTTAAAGCCAATACCGGTGTAATTGCCGAATTAAAAGGTGCATTTCCCGGTAAAACGATAGCAATTCGTGCTGATATCGATGCTTTGCCAATTGTAGACACATGCAACACGGAATATCAGTCACAAAACCACGGTGCCTGCCATGCTTGTGGGCATGATGGACATATGGCAATTCTGTTTGGTACGATAAAAATGCTTGTTGATCTACAAGCAGAGTTAGCGGGTACATATCGTTTTATTTTCCAACCAAATGAGGAAGAATTCCCAAGCGGTGCAAAAGCCATGATTCAAGCAGATGCTTTAAAGAATGTAGATGCAATCATTGGCGCACATATTTGGCAGCCTATTCCCCTCGGTACGATTGGCATTTCCTATGGCAATCTAATGGCAGCACCAGACAAGTTTAAAATTACAATCAAAGGAAAGGGCGGTCATGGCTCTATGCCGCATCAGACCGTAGATCCAATTTTAATCACCGCCCAAATCGTAACCGCGCTCAATACAATTGTCAGTCGAACGATCGATCCGCTTGATTTAGCAGTTGTCTCTGTCGGTGCGATTCACGCCGGCAACGTATTTAATATCATCCCTGAAACGGCTACAATTGAAGGAACAGTTCGCACATTTCGTCCAGAAGTTCGTAAGATTGTCTTTAGCCGTATTGAAGAAATTACGCAAGGCATATGCCTTGCGAATCAAGCTTCTTATGATTTAGAAACTTTGCTGGGGCATCCTGCTGTTGTCAATCATGAACCGTATGCAAAAATGATCGAATCCTCCGTCGCCGCCTGCGGCAACGATTTAAAAGCTGAAATCATTCCTCCAGTCATGTGCGGAGAAGACTTTTCCTATTATCTGCAAGAAGTTCCCGGTGCTTTCTTCTTTATCGGAACTGGTACAGATAAGATGCAGTACCCACATCATCATTCGAAATTTGATATGGATGAAAGTTGCCTGCTGCATGGGATGGAAGTAATGGCAAGAAGTGCACTTACTTTAGCTGCCCATTAA
- the panB gene encoding 3-methyl-2-oxobutanoate hydroxymethyltransferase, which produces MRNAQITVSVIQNRKITQTPITMLTAYDYAMARILDQAEIDMILVGDSLGNVVLGYDSTLPVTMEDMIHHASAVCRGANYAMVVVDMPFMSYQVSPQEAVKNAGRIIKESGAQAVKVEGGIEIADTVKAIVKAGIPVVGHLGLTPQSIHQLGGFKVQGKDQQTAQKLIHDAKLIAQAGAFAVVLECVPEKLAARITQEIKIPTIGIGAGSLCDGQVLVVNDILGMDDTFTPKFVKKFADLHLQMLEAVKTYKNEVIKRSFPSQKHTFTIADEVLEKLY; this is translated from the coding sequence GTGAGAAATGCACAGATAACGGTATCTGTAATCCAAAATAGAAAAATTACACAAACACCAATAACGATGCTTACAGCATATGATTATGCAATGGCAAGGATACTTGATCAGGCTGAAATTGATATGATTTTGGTAGGGGATTCCTTAGGAAATGTAGTCTTAGGTTACGACTCTACGCTGCCTGTTACGATGGAAGATATGATCCATCATGCGAGTGCCGTATGTAGAGGCGCAAACTATGCAATGGTCGTTGTTGATATGCCATTTATGTCCTATCAAGTTTCACCGCAAGAAGCAGTGAAAAATGCAGGAAGAATAATCAAGGAAAGCGGTGCGCAAGCAGTTAAAGTGGAAGGCGGTATCGAAATTGCTGACACAGTGAAAGCGATTGTGAAAGCGGGAATACCAGTCGTTGGGCACTTAGGACTCACGCCGCAGTCTATTCATCAATTGGGTGGTTTCAAAGTACAAGGCAAAGATCAGCAAACCGCACAAAAATTGATACATGATGCAAAGTTGATTGCCCAAGCAGGTGCTTTTGCTGTGGTTTTAGAATGTGTGCCAGAAAAATTAGCAGCAAGAATTACGCAAGAAATTAAAATACCGACGATTGGAATTGGTGCAGGATCATTGTGTGACGGACAAGTTCTCGTCGTAAACGATATACTTGGCATGGATGATACTTTTACACCAAAATTCGTGAAAAAATTTGCTGATTTACATCTGCAGATGCTTGAAGCAGTGAAAACGTATAAAAATGAAGTGATAAAAAGAAGTTTTCCATCTCAAAAACATACGTTTACAATTGCCGATGAAGTACTGGAAAAATTATATTAA
- the panC gene encoding pantoate--beta-alanine ligase: protein MKLRIITTIAEMKAFVREAKQEGKTIALVPTMGALHEGHLALMQYAKEKCDIVIASIFVNPVQFGPNEDFSAYPRTFEEDCEKLAAIGIHAVFHPEAAQMYPEGYTSYVTVDGRLTDKLCGASRPGHFRGVATVVTKLFHITEADQAFFGQKDAQQVVMILQLVRDLNMNVTIDMVPIVRDENGLALSSRNQYLSVREKTAASILFYSLKKAREAYQNGQKNVEQLKQEVIKYIESEPLARIAYVEIYSFPDLKEVETVTGKVLIAVAVYFGTTRLIDNVIIGG from the coding sequence ATGAAACTTAGAATAATAACAACAATCGCTGAAATGAAAGCTTTTGTAAGAGAGGCGAAACAAGAAGGGAAAACAATTGCCCTAGTGCCAACCATGGGAGCATTACATGAAGGTCACCTCGCCTTGATGCAGTATGCAAAAGAAAAATGTGACATTGTCATTGCTAGTATTTTTGTGAATCCTGTGCAATTCGGGCCTAATGAGGATTTTTCCGCTTATCCGCGTACTTTTGAAGAAGATTGTGAAAAATTAGCTGCGATTGGAATCCATGCGGTTTTTCATCCCGAAGCAGCCCAGATGTACCCTGAAGGATATACTTCCTATGTAACGGTGGATGGCAGACTTACGGATAAGCTTTGCGGAGCTAGCCGACCGGGGCATTTTCGCGGTGTGGCAACTGTGGTTACCAAGTTATTTCATATTACAGAAGCCGATCAAGCTTTTTTTGGTCAAAAGGACGCACAGCAAGTCGTTATGATTTTGCAGCTCGTGCGTGATTTAAATATGAATGTAACGATTGATATGGTACCGATTGTTCGTGACGAAAATGGACTTGCTTTAAGTTCTCGCAATCAATATTTATCCGTTCGTGAAAAAACTGCGGCATCTATCTTGTTCTATAGTTTAAAGAAAGCAAGGGAAGCCTATCAAAACGGGCAAAAGAATGTAGAACAGCTAAAGCAGGAAGTGATCAAATATATCGAAAGCGAGCCTTTGGCAAGAATTGCGTATGTAGAAATTTATAGTTTTCCGGATTTGAAAGAAGTAGAGACTGTAACGGGAAAAGTTTTAATTGCAGTTGCAGTATACTTTGGAACAACAAGATTAATCGATAATGTAATCATTGGAGGATAA
- a CDS encoding folate family ECF transporter S component, which produces MSLRIKTIVFSAIFISLTIIFTHILAIQTPFVRVSFAFLPIALFSAMFGPTKGGFMAAIADLLGCFIFFPGLYFPGFTFSAFMTGMLYGYFFHQKKITLKKVILVHLLLFLTIDLFLNTIWLCILYKKAAYAFFMSRFIKGSILLPIQISTFYTLYKALQPYKFSQQMHLK; this is translated from the coding sequence ATGTCATTGCGTATCAAAACAATTGTTTTTTCCGCCATCTTTATTTCCTTAACGATCATATTTACCCATATCCTTGCGATTCAAACCCCTTTTGTTCGCGTAAGTTTTGCCTTCCTGCCAATTGCATTATTTTCAGCAATGTTTGGTCCAACCAAAGGGGGCTTTATGGCTGCAATTGCTGATTTATTGGGTTGTTTCATATTCTTCCCTGGACTCTATTTCCCGGGTTTCACCTTCAGTGCCTTTATGACAGGCATGCTATACGGGTATTTTTTTCATCAGAAAAAAATTACGTTGAAAAAGGTAATTTTAGTCCATCTTCTTTTATTTCTAACAATTGATTTATTTCTAAATACCATTTGGCTGTGTATCTTATACAAAAAAGCTGCCTACGCATTTTTTATGAGCAGATTCATCAAGGGCTCTATTTTGTTACCTATTCAAATCAGCACATTCTATACACTTTACAAGGCATTACAGCCTTATAAGTTCTCCCAGCAGATGCATCTCAAATAA
- a CDS encoding aspartate ammonia-lyase gives MRLEHDFLGELEVPDEAYYGVQTLRAMENFSVTGEKLDKDFIIAMATVKKAAALANMKTGRLDKKVGEALVKAADEVIAGKLHDQFPVDPIQGGAGTSVNMNTNEVLVNRALELIGEAKGSYDIISPNNHANMAQSTNDSFPTGIKVCIIHKSKPLIAALNRLVDELDKKAVEYKDILKMGRTHLQDAVPITLGQEMASYASSIRRGIKRIEFAVEGVHTINMGATAVGTGLNAEPEYIKEVAKQLSKITGEEFHTADNLIDATNNTDGFADVSSGLKVTALVLIKMANDFRLMASGPRCGLNELKLPPRQPGSSIMPGKVNPVMAEVLNQTCYQVIGNDVTISLGVENGQFELNVMEPVIAFNLFNSMRYLTNVVNNFVDNLMIKLQANEEQCAYWLDRSVGIVTALLPHIGYENSSMLAKEAYATGKPIREIILAKGLLTKEAMDHILSPAEMTQPGIAGSDLLK, from the coding sequence ATGAGATTAGAACATGATTTTTTAGGTGAATTAGAAGTTCCAGATGAAGCATATTATGGTGTGCAAACTTTAAGAGCAATGGAAAACTTCAGCGTTACTGGTGAGAAACTAGACAAAGATTTCATCATTGCAATGGCTACTGTAAAAAAAGCTGCAGCACTTGCAAATATGAAAACTGGCCGTTTAGACAAAAAAGTTGGTGAAGCGTTGGTAAAAGCTGCTGACGAAGTGATCGCAGGTAAACTTCATGATCAATTCCCAGTAGATCCAATCCAAGGCGGTGCAGGAACTTCTGTTAATATGAATACAAATGAAGTTCTTGTAAACAGAGCGTTAGAACTTATTGGAGAAGCCAAAGGAAGTTATGATATTATTTCTCCAAATAACCATGCAAATATGGCGCAATCTACAAATGATTCTTTCCCTACAGGAATAAAAGTATGTATCATTCATAAAAGTAAACCGTTAATCGCGGCATTAAATCGTTTAGTAGATGAATTAGATAAAAAGGCTGTAGAATATAAAGATATCTTAAAAATGGGTCGTACACATTTACAAGATGCAGTGCCTATTACATTAGGTCAAGAAATGGCTTCCTATGCTTCTTCCATTCGTCGTGGTATCAAACGTATCGAATTTGCGGTAGAAGGTGTTCATACAATTAATATGGGTGCAACTGCAGTTGGTACTGGCTTAAATGCAGAACCTGAATACATTAAAGAAGTTGCAAAACAATTATCTAAAATTACAGGAGAAGAATTCCATACAGCAGATAATTTAATTGATGCTACAAACAATACAGATGGTTTTGCTGATGTTTCTTCTGGATTAAAAGTAACTGCTTTAGTATTGATCAAAATGGCAAATGATTTCCGCTTAATGGCATCCGGTCCTCGTTGTGGTCTTAACGAATTGAAATTACCACCTCGTCAACCAGGTTCATCCATTATGCCAGGTAAAGTAAATCCAGTTATGGCTGAAGTTCTTAACCAAACTTGCTATCAAGTTATCGGTAATGATGTAACGATCAGCTTGGGTGTAGAAAACGGTCAATTTGAATTAAACGTAATGGAACCTGTAATTGCATTTAACTTATTCAACTCCATGCGTTATTTAACAAATGTAGTAAACAACTTTGTTGATAACTTGATGATTAAATTACAAGCAAATGAAGAACAATGTGCATATTGGTTAGATCGTAGTGTTGGTATCGTAACTGCACTTTTACCACATATCGGTTACGAAAACTCTTCTATGCTTGCAAAAGAAGCTTATGCAACAGGTAAACCAATCCGCGAAATTATCCTTGCAAAAGGTTTGCTTACAAAAGAAGCAATGGATCACATCCTTTCACCAGCAGAAATGACACAACCAGGTATCGCTGGCAGTGATCTATTAAAATAA
- a CDS encoding ABC transporter ATP-binding protein/permease has protein sequence MRRGVVLRSAWRLGRDYLFSNQKWTAWGLLLLVVLFNLLLVYITVQINLWQATFYNIIQSHNQGGFIEAIGFYALLAIILVAVKGCQTYFRLLLHINWRQWLTDKYLSYWLKNKIYYRLQLYDGNDADNPDQRISEDVDLFVALTLRLSLECMQDALTVCSFIVILWNISEVITISIGTAEFSIYGYLVWAALIYALAGTLLTVKIGAPLIKLDYDQQKYEADFRFSLVRVREYAESIALYGGESAERGNCLKHFQHLVYNFREIIQIRKRLVWLTTGYAHAAVIFAIFVASPRYFSGKITLGHMFQIIDAFNHVQSGMSFIIDSFTRVAQWRAVVNRLNNFIVCMKYAEQQGRENVLQSGYNRDTSRFLEVKQVDVFKPDGQLLIKDLTFKLQEGNRLLITGPSGCGKSTLLRTLAGLWIYAKGSVIAPQAQQSLFVPQKPYMPIDTLRKALIYPYQKCKISDQVLIETLTLCKISYLAPRLEEVGDWGKFLSLGEQQRVAFVRILLAQPQWIFLDEATSALDDDNQALMYSLVIKKMPNTVIVSVGHRKSIADYHNCKLVLDGTGGWRLS, from the coding sequence TTGCGACGGGGTGTAGTATTACGAAGTGCTTGGCGATTAGGGCGTGATTATTTATTTTCTAATCAAAAGTGGACGGCATGGGGACTCTTATTGCTGGTTGTGCTTTTTAACCTTTTATTGGTGTATATCACAGTGCAAATTAATTTATGGCAGGCGACTTTTTACAATATTATTCAATCGCACAACCAAGGCGGTTTTATTGAAGCCATTGGATTTTATGCGCTCCTCGCTATCATTTTAGTTGCAGTCAAGGGCTGTCAAACTTATTTTCGCCTGTTGCTGCATATAAATTGGCGGCAATGGCTTACTGATAAGTATTTATCTTATTGGTTGAAAAATAAGATCTATTACCGATTGCAGCTTTATGATGGAAATGATGCGGATAATCCTGATCAAAGAATCAGTGAAGACGTTGATTTGTTTGTTGCTTTGACATTGCGATTATCTTTAGAATGCATGCAGGATGCTTTGACTGTATGCTCTTTTATCGTAATCTTATGGAATATATCAGAAGTGATTACGATTTCCATTGGTACAGCCGAGTTTTCAATCTATGGTTATTTAGTTTGGGCAGCTTTGATCTATGCCTTGGCCGGTACCCTTTTAACTGTAAAAATTGGGGCTCCGCTGATCAAATTAGATTATGATCAGCAAAAATATGAAGCAGACTTTCGTTTTAGTCTGGTACGCGTGCGTGAATACGCCGAAAGTATTGCTTTATATGGTGGTGAGAGTGCTGAACGAGGAAATTGTTTGAAGCATTTCCAGCACTTAGTTTATAATTTCAGAGAAATTATCCAAATCCGTAAACGGTTGGTTTGGCTAACAACTGGATACGCACATGCGGCAGTTATATTTGCAATTTTTGTTGCTTCACCGCGTTATTTTAGCGGCAAGATCACGCTGGGACATATGTTTCAAATTATCGATGCTTTCAATCATGTACAATCGGGTATGTCCTTTATTATTGATAGTTTCACGCGTGTTGCGCAATGGCGCGCTGTAGTAAATCGGTTGAATAACTTTATCGTTTGTATGAAATATGCCGAACAACAAGGTCGGGAAAATGTTTTACAATCGGGGTATAATCGGGATACAAGTCGTTTTTTAGAAGTGAAGCAAGTGGATGTATTTAAACCAGATGGGCAATTGTTGATCAAGGATTTAACTTTCAAATTGCAAGAAGGCAATCGATTATTGATTACAGGGCCGTCAGGTTGTGGAAAAAGCACACTGCTTCGTACCTTAGCTGGACTATGGATTTATGCAAAAGGAAGTGTAATTGCACCGCAGGCACAACAGAGCTTATTTGTACCACAAAAGCCTTATATGCCAATTGATACCTTGAGAAAAGCCCTGATTTATCCGTATCAAAAATGTAAAATAAGTGATCAGGTACTCATAGAGACGCTGACTTTATGTAAGATTAGTTATCTCGCCCCACGTTTAGAGGAAGTGGGAGATTGGGGCAAATTTCTTTCGCTGGGAGAACAACAACGTGTGGCTTTTGTTCGAATTTTACTTGCACAACCACAATGGATATTTTTAGATGAAGCCACTTCGGCATTAGATGATGATAATCAAGCGTTAATGTATAGTTTAGTCATAAAAAAAATGCCCAACACTGTAATCGTAAGTGTCGGACATCGGAAAAGCATTGCAGATTATCATAATTGTAAATTAGTTTTAGACGGAACCGGCGGATGGCGGCTGTCTTAA
- a CDS encoding AI-2E family transporter encodes MWSKYQTSILISTSFTVLFSMFWFVQPLAMVLLLSLFLTILLNSIVNYLVKKKIPRGIASIITLGSFLALVLWLLVALSKTFIPTFSNFIADIPSIAESLKNIPLLHFSTAFTEQINDAFKGLANLSVATLRSSLELIINLFSKAMDMIMMIFITFYFLKDGKEIKEYLVNLFPQKDKVRIHKLFDHIIGALISYIRGQLAICIITGILVFIYFTVCGLPYASVFAVLSATGELIPVLGPTVASLAGALFATTQFTTLGIQTLCFYVILTQTNHNIVYPYLIGKSLKLHPIAIMLGILLGGQILGILGMFLAVPCMVTIKLVLEDLFHNHSATT; translated from the coding sequence ATGTGGTCAAAATATCAGACTTCTATTCTTATAAGTACTAGTTTTACTGTTTTATTTTCAATGTTTTGGTTCGTTCAGCCACTTGCAATGGTTCTTTTGCTTTCTTTGTTTCTCACAATCTTACTAAATTCAATCGTCAATTATCTAGTAAAGAAGAAAATTCCTCGCGGCATCGCGTCAATTATTACCTTAGGATCTTTCCTTGCACTTGTCTTATGGCTGCTTGTTGCACTTTCCAAGACATTCATTCCGACATTTTCAAATTTTATTGCCGATATTCCTAGTATTGCTGAAAGCTTGAAAAACATTCCATTGCTGCATTTCTCTACTGCATTTACAGAGCAAATCAATGATGCTTTCAAAGGCCTTGCAAACTTAAGTGTTGCAACCCTTCGTTCTTCACTTGAACTTATCATCAATCTTTTCAGTAAAGCGATGGACATGATTATGATGATTTTCATTACCTTTTATTTCTTAAAAGATGGTAAGGAAATCAAAGAATATCTCGTTAATTTATTTCCCCAAAAAGATAAGGTAAGAATCCATAAACTGTTTGATCATATTATTGGGGCTTTAATTAGCTATATTCGCGGTCAACTAGCAATCTGTATCATCACCGGAATTTTAGTATTCATTTATTTTACAGTATGCGGACTACCTTATGCCTCCGTATTTGCAGTATTGTCAGCAACGGGTGAACTCATTCCGGTCCTAGGACCGACGGTTGCTTCTCTTGCAGGTGCTTTATTTGCAACTACACAATTTACAACACTTGGCATACAAACCCTTTGCTTCTATGTAATCTTAACGCAGACCAATCACAATATCGTCTATCCTTATCTCATTGGCAAATCATTAAAATTACATCCAATTGCAATTATGCTCGGCATATTATTGGGAGGACAAATTTTAGGTATACTCGGTATGTTCCTCGCCGTCCCTTGTATGGTGACCATAAAGTTAGTACTAGAAGATCTCTTTCATAATCACTCTGCAACTACATAA
- a CDS encoding MFS transporter — translation MNWRVNLWVLCISVVLTSASYTMLVPFLPVYLLELGISEEDVAMWSGAVFSASFFVGAIMAPIWGKFADKNGKRLMAIRAGLGLGIVYFLGGIVMSPYELLGVRILQGFANGFLPASLAIVSSSVPKEQLGFSLGIIQTGQIIGSVLGPLLGGFLAHIFGMRASFFVAAVCLLLVTIGVIWLVKEPAKVEDHHAGSSMLEDIQRAAKNSLLLEMMGLTLLIQVAMMILQPVITLYVAQLQGDMEGVVLTAGIIFSLGGIAGAMSTPFWGKYGQKRGYFRAMAVAFGGAGIFNFLQFFPDTVFGFGALQFLVGIFIVGVNPSISATIVNCTAASFRGRAFGLATTAHQIGSMIGPLLGGAIAAGVGIKYVFMFTGLLLFCISMVIFWRHMYKKGRV, via the coding sequence GTGAATTGGCGTGTGAATTTATGGGTATTGTGCATTAGCGTAGTACTCACTTCAGCAAGTTATACGATGCTTGTTCCGTTTTTACCAGTGTATTTATTAGAGCTTGGTATTTCGGAAGAGGATGTTGCCATGTGGTCAGGTGCTGTTTTTTCTGCCAGTTTTTTTGTTGGCGCAATTATGGCACCAATTTGGGGAAAGTTTGCAGATAAAAACGGTAAACGCCTGATGGCAATTCGTGCCGGTTTAGGTTTGGGGATTGTTTATTTCTTAGGTGGGATTGTAATGAGTCCATATGAATTATTAGGTGTAAGAATTCTGCAAGGATTTGCAAATGGTTTTTTACCGGCATCTTTGGCGATTGTATCTTCAAGTGTGCCAAAAGAACAGTTGGGCTTTTCACTGGGCATTATTCAAACAGGTCAGATTATTGGCTCTGTACTAGGCCCTTTGCTGGGTGGATTTTTGGCGCATATTTTTGGTATGCGTGCTTCTTTTTTTGTAGCGGCTGTATGTTTATTGCTGGTTACGATTGGCGTTATTTGGCTAGTTAAAGAACCGGCAAAGGTGGAAGATCATCATGCTGGCAGCAGTATGCTTGAGGATATTCAACGTGCTGCAAAAAATTCATTGTTATTGGAAATGATGGGATTAACCTTATTGATTCAAGTCGCTATGATGATTTTGCAGCCAGTTATTACACTGTATGTTGCGCAGTTACAAGGAGACATGGAGGGCGTTGTGCTTACTGCGGGAATTATCTTTAGCTTAGGAGGCATTGCCGGAGCGATGTCAACACCGTTCTGGGGAAAATATGGGCAGAAGCGCGGATACTTCAGAGCAATGGCAGTTGCTTTCGGTGGTGCGGGAATTTTTAACTTTCTGCAATTCTTCCCAGACACTGTGTTCGGTTTTGGAGCACTGCAATTTTTAGTCGGAATTTTTATTGTTGGTGTCAACCCTTCAATTAGTGCGACAATTGTAAATTGTACAGCAGCCAGTTTTCGCGGCAGAGCATTTGGCTTAGCGACGACAGCGCATCAAATCGGTTCCATGATTGGTCCGCTGCTCGGCGGTGCCATAGCAGCAGGCGTTGGAATAAAGTATGTGTTTATGTTTACTGGTTTGTTGCTATTTTGTATTAGCATGGTAATCTTTTGGCGGCATATGTACAAAAAAGGACGAGTATAA